One genomic window of Paeniglutamicibacter sp. Y32M11 includes the following:
- the gyrB gene encoding DNA topoisomerase (ATP-hydrolyzing) subunit B, translated as MSTDNTTPQEPIDSVEAGETPAAKPAEDQISGRVEHTYGAQDITVLEGLEAVRKRPGMYIGSTSSRGLHHLVYEVVDNSVDEALAGHCDHIQIALRNDGGVRVEDNGRGIPVDIHPTEGKPTVEVVMTILHAGGKFGGGGYAVSGGLHGVGISVVNALSERVDTEIRRQGSVWRMSFADGGKPQGTLVKGEESDATGTIQTFYPDATIFDTIEFDFETLRARFQQMAFLNKGLRITLTDERTLVVDGDEIATDADEENDATPKHRVVDYLYKDGLLDYVKHLNSSKKVELVHEDVIAFESEDNSKGISVEVAMQWTNSYSESVHTYANTINTHEGGTHEEGFRAAMTSLINRYAREKTILREKDENLTGDDIREGLTAVISVKLAEPQFEGQTKTKLGNSMAKGFVQGVVNEELGDWLERNPTTARDIIRKAQLASQARMAARKARDNARRKSPLESFGMPGKLSDCSSKNPSECEVFIVEGDSAGGSAKRGRNPHTQAILPLRGKILNVERARLDRALGNAEVQAMITAFGTGIGEEFDMAKLRYHKIVLMADADVDGQHITTLLLTLLFRFMRPLIENGYVYLAQPPLYRIKWSNAAHEYVYSDKERDDALTTGAAKNKRLPKDNGIQRYKGLGEMDYSELWDTTMDPEHRTLRQITMDDAAAADQIFSVLMGEDVESRRNFIQQNAKDVRFLDI; from the coding sequence GTGTCTACCGATAACACCACACCCCAGGAACCAATCGATTCCGTAGAAGCCGGTGAAACCCCCGCCGCGAAACCTGCAGAAGACCAGATCAGCGGCCGAGTGGAACACACTTACGGCGCGCAGGACATCACGGTTCTTGAGGGCCTCGAAGCGGTGCGTAAGCGCCCCGGCATGTACATCGGATCCACCTCGTCTCGAGGACTTCACCACCTGGTTTATGAGGTCGTGGATAACTCCGTTGATGAGGCGCTGGCTGGCCACTGCGATCACATCCAAATTGCCCTGCGCAACGACGGTGGTGTGCGCGTTGAAGATAACGGCCGTGGCATCCCCGTGGACATTCACCCCACCGAGGGCAAGCCCACGGTCGAAGTCGTCATGACCATCCTGCACGCCGGTGGTAAGTTCGGCGGCGGCGGTTACGCCGTCTCCGGTGGCCTACACGGCGTGGGCATCTCCGTTGTTAACGCGCTCTCCGAGCGTGTGGACACCGAGATCCGCCGCCAGGGCAGCGTCTGGCGGATGTCCTTCGCCGATGGCGGCAAGCCTCAGGGCACCCTGGTCAAGGGCGAAGAGTCCGATGCCACGGGTACCATCCAGACGTTCTACCCCGACGCCACGATCTTCGACACCATTGAGTTCGACTTTGAGACGCTGCGCGCGCGCTTCCAGCAGATGGCGTTCCTGAACAAGGGACTGCGCATCACGCTCACCGACGAGCGCACCCTGGTGGTCGACGGTGATGAGATCGCCACGGACGCCGACGAGGAAAACGACGCTACCCCGAAGCACCGCGTCGTGGATTACCTCTACAAGGACGGGCTGCTGGACTACGTCAAGCACCTGAACTCCTCCAAGAAGGTTGAACTCGTTCACGAGGACGTCATCGCCTTCGAATCGGAGGATAACTCCAAGGGCATCAGCGTTGAGGTGGCCATGCAGTGGACCAACTCGTACTCCGAGTCGGTGCACACCTACGCCAACACCATCAACACCCATGAGGGCGGTACCCACGAAGAGGGTTTCCGCGCCGCAATGACCTCGCTGATCAACCGCTATGCGCGTGAGAAGACGATCCTTCGTGAAAAGGATGAGAACCTCACCGGTGATGACATCCGTGAGGGTCTGACCGCTGTCATCTCGGTCAAGCTCGCCGAACCACAGTTCGAGGGGCAGACCAAGACGAAGCTCGGCAACTCGATGGCCAAGGGCTTTGTGCAGGGTGTGGTCAACGAGGAACTCGGCGACTGGCTCGAGCGCAACCCCACCACCGCCCGCGACATCATTCGCAAGGCTCAGCTGGCCTCGCAGGCTCGCATGGCCGCACGCAAGGCACGGGACAACGCCCGCCGCAAGTCCCCACTGGAATCCTTCGGCATGCCGGGCAAGCTCTCGGACTGCTCCTCGAAGAACCCTTCCGAGTGCGAAGTTTTCATCGTGGAGGGAGACTCCGCAGGCGGCTCGGCCAAGCGCGGACGAAACCCGCACACCCAGGCCATCCTGCCGCTGCGCGGCAAGATCTTGAACGTGGAGCGTGCACGCCTTGATCGCGCGCTGGGCAATGCTGAGGTCCAGGCGATGATTACCGCCTTCGGCACCGGTATTGGTGAAGAATTCGACATGGCCAAGCTGCGGTACCACAAGATCGTGCTGATGGCCGATGCCGACGTTGATGGCCAGCACATCACCACGTTGCTGCTGACCCTGCTCTTCCGCTTCATGCGCCCGTTGATCGAAAACGGCTACGTTTACCTGGCGCAGCCGCCGCTGTACCGCATCAAGTGGTCAAATGCCGCCCACGAATACGTGTATTCGGACAAGGAACGCGACGACGCTCTAACCACCGGTGCAGCGAAGAACAAGCGCCTGCCCAAGGACAACGGCATCCAGCGTTACAAGGGTCTGGGCGAGATGGATTACTCGGAACTCTGGGACACCACCATGGATCCGGAACACCGCACGCTGCGTCAGATCACCATGGATGATGCCGCCGCCGCCGACCAGATTTTCTCCGTCCTGATGGGCGAGGACGTCGAATCGCGTCGAAACTTCATCCAGCAAAATGCCAAGGACGTGCGCTTCTTGGACATCTAG
- the gyrA gene encoding DNA gyrase subunit A: MSDQTPENPQDGVTSDENIVEGAVIDDAVEVLTGHDKIDQIDLQTEMQRSYLDYAMAVIVGRALPDVRDGLKPVHRRVIYAMYDGGYRPERSYNKCARVVGEVMGQYHPHGDSSIYDALVRLIQDWTMRYPLALGQGNFGSPGNDGAAAPRYTETKMSQLAMEMVRDIHEGTVDFQDNYDGKNQEPTILPARFPNLLVNGSSGIAVGMATNIPPHNLREVAAGVQWYLENPDVSREELLDALMLRIKGPDFPTGALILGTKGISDAYRTGRGSITMRAVVSVEELQGRTCLVVTELTYQSNPDNLAVKIAELVKDGKISGIADLRDETSGRTGQRLVIVLKRDAVAKVVLNNLYKHTELQSNFSANMLAIVDGVPRTLSLDAFIRHWVAHQMEVIIRRTQFRLRKAEEEAHILRGLLKALDALDEVIALIRRSNTTEAARDGLMELLDIDDLQARAILDMQLRRLAALERQKIQDRHAELELMIAEFKIIIASPERQRTIISEELAEIVEKHGDDRRTKVLMGYDGDMSIEDLIPEEEMVVTITRGGYVKRTRSDNYRSQHRGGKGIKGAQLRGDDVVEHFFVTTTHNWLLFFTNHGRVYRAKCYELAEAGRDAKGQHVANLMAFQPDEHIAQVLDLRNYEQAPYLVLATRNGLVKKTRLSDYDTNRTAGVIAINLREGDELVSAQLISDSDDMMLVSRKGQSVRFTATDDALRPMGRATSGVTGMKFRNEDELLAADVVTEDSYVFVVTEGGYAKRTSVSEYRVQSRGGLGIKVAKLAEDRGDLVGALIVHDEDEVLVVMEGGKVVRSDVSQVPAKGRDTMGVIFAKPDKKDRIIAVAKNTERGLGDNPEEDAVPLDAEKTQELASEGLPSEERPVGTEENLGHDDEATNDGGNA, encoded by the coding sequence ATGAGCGATCAGACTCCCGAAAACCCGCAGGACGGCGTCACCTCCGACGAGAACATCGTTGAGGGTGCGGTGATCGATGACGCCGTGGAGGTGCTCACCGGTCACGACAAGATCGACCAGATCGATCTGCAGACCGAGATGCAGCGCTCCTACCTTGACTACGCCATGGCGGTCATCGTGGGCCGTGCGCTGCCGGACGTGCGTGACGGCCTGAAGCCCGTGCACCGCCGCGTCATATACGCGATGTATGACGGTGGTTACCGCCCGGAACGCTCCTACAACAAGTGCGCCCGTGTGGTCGGCGAGGTCATGGGTCAGTACCACCCGCACGGTGACAGCTCGATCTACGATGCCCTGGTACGCCTGATCCAGGACTGGACCATGCGCTACCCGCTGGCCCTGGGCCAGGGCAACTTCGGTTCCCCGGGCAACGATGGCGCCGCCGCACCGCGTTACACGGAAACTAAAATGTCCCAGCTGGCCATGGAAATGGTCCGCGACATCCACGAAGGCACCGTGGACTTCCAGGACAACTATGACGGCAAGAACCAGGAACCCACCATCCTGCCGGCGCGTTTCCCCAACCTTCTGGTCAATGGTTCCTCCGGCATCGCCGTGGGTATGGCCACCAACATCCCGCCGCACAACCTGCGCGAGGTTGCAGCGGGTGTGCAGTGGTACCTGGAAAACCCCGACGTTTCCCGTGAGGAACTCCTTGATGCCCTGATGCTGCGCATCAAGGGCCCAGATTTCCCCACCGGTGCCCTGATTCTTGGCACCAAGGGCATCTCCGATGCCTACCGCACCGGCCGCGGCTCGATCACCATGCGCGCCGTGGTTTCCGTTGAGGAACTCCAGGGACGTACCTGCCTAGTGGTCACCGAGCTGACCTACCAGTCAAACCCGGATAACCTGGCCGTGAAGATCGCCGAACTGGTCAAGGACGGCAAGATCTCCGGTATCGCGGATCTGCGTGATGAGACATCGGGACGCACCGGCCAGCGCCTGGTCATCGTGCTCAAGCGCGATGCAGTGGCCAAGGTCGTGCTGAACAACCTCTACAAGCACACCGAACTGCAGTCCAATTTCTCCGCGAACATGCTCGCGATTGTTGACGGGGTCCCCCGCACGCTTTCGCTCGATGCCTTCATCCGTCACTGGGTCGCACACCAGATGGAAGTTATCATCCGTCGCACGCAGTTCCGCCTGCGCAAGGCCGAGGAAGAGGCGCACATTCTGCGTGGCTTGCTCAAGGCCCTCGACGCCCTCGACGAGGTCATTGCGTTGATCCGCCGTTCCAATACCACCGAAGCCGCGCGCGACGGCTTGATGGAATTGCTGGATATCGATGATCTCCAGGCCCGCGCCATTTTGGACATGCAGCTGCGCCGCCTGGCGGCCCTGGAACGTCAGAAGATCCAGGACCGGCACGCCGAGCTGGAGCTGATGATCGCGGAATTTAAGATCATTATTGCCTCCCCGGAGCGCCAGCGGACCATCATTTCCGAGGAACTCGCCGAAATCGTCGAGAAGCACGGCGATGACCGCCGCACCAAGGTGCTCATGGGCTACGACGGAGACATGAGCATCGAGGACCTGATCCCCGAAGAAGAAATGGTCGTCACCATCACTCGCGGTGGCTACGTTAAGCGCACCCGAAGTGATAACTACCGCTCGCAGCACCGCGGCGGCAAGGGCATCAAGGGCGCACAGTTGCGCGGAGACGATGTGGTGGAGCACTTCTTCGTCACCACCACGCACAACTGGCTGCTCTTCTTCACCAACCACGGGCGGGTGTACCGCGCCAAGTGCTACGAGCTGGCCGAGGCCGGACGCGACGCCAAGGGACAGCACGTGGCCAACCTGATGGCGTTCCAGCCCGATGAGCACATTGCCCAGGTCCTCGACCTGCGCAACTACGAGCAGGCTCCATATCTGGTGCTTGCCACCCGCAACGGCCTGGTCAAAAAGACGCGTCTGAGTGACTACGACACCAACCGCACGGCCGGTGTTATCGCCATCAACCTGCGTGAGGGTGATGAACTAGTTTCCGCGCAGCTGATTTCCGACAGTGATGACATGATGCTGGTCTCCCGCAAGGGTCAGTCGGTCCGATTCACCGCCACCGATGATGCGCTTCGCCCCATGGGACGAGCCACTTCCGGCGTAACGGGCATGAAGTTCCGTAATGAGGATGAGCTGCTGGCCGCGGACGTTGTCACTGAGGATTCGTATGTGTTTGTCGTCACCGAGGGTGGCTACGCCAAGCGCACCTCGGTGAGTGAATACCGCGTACAGTCCCGTGGCGGCCTGGGTATCAAGGTGGCCAAGCTTGCCGAAGACCGCGGTGATCTGGTCGGTGCGCTGATTGTCCACGATGAGGACGAAGTTCTGGTGGTCATGGAGGGCGGCAAGGTCGTTCGTTCGGACGTTTCGCAGGTTCCTGCCAAGGGCCGCGACACCATGGGCGTCATCTTTGCCAAGCCGGATAAGAAGGACCGCATCATTGCCGTCGCGAAGAACACCGAGCGCGGCCTCGGAGATAATCCCGAGGAAGATGCAGTACCGTTGGACGCGGAAAAGACACAAGAACTGGCCTCTGAGGGCCTTCCGAGCGAAGAACGCCCGGTAGGCACCGAGGAAAACCTTGGGCACGACGACGAGGCCACCAACGACGGAGGTAACGCGTGA
- a CDS encoding DUF3566 domain-containing protein: protein MSTPNTPRPAGGTGGTRPTPPRQAPAGAQRPVGAPRPGTTPRPGAAQRPAGAARPGTPAARPQQLVRPAPKAKVRKARLLVSKVDPWSVLKMAFLLSVALGIVTVVASVVFWSILDLTGIFASINGLIGEIVGTEGGFDLKEIASLGQVASFATILAVVNVVLITVLSMLAAVLYNLSATLVGGIGVTLTDD, encoded by the coding sequence GTGAGCACCCCAAATACGCCCCGCCCGGCGGGCGGCACTGGTGGCACCCGTCCCACACCGCCACGGCAGGCACCCGCAGGGGCCCAGCGCCCCGTAGGCGCGCCGCGACCCGGCACGACCCCCCGCCCGGGAGCGGCCCAGCGTCCGGCAGGCGCTGCGCGCCCCGGAACCCCTGCCGCACGCCCGCAGCAGCTGGTTCGGCCGGCACCTAAGGCCAAGGTCCGCAAGGCCCGCCTGCTCGTTTCCAAGGTTGACCCGTGGTCCGTCTTGAAGATGGCATTCCTTTTGTCGGTTGCCCTGGGCATCGTGACGGTGGTTGCTTCGGTGGTCTTCTGGTCGATTCTTGATTTGACCGGAATCTTCGCGTCGATCAACGGCCTGATCGGCGAAATCGTCGGTACCGAAGGTGGGTTCGATCTCAAGGAAATTGCGTCCCTTGGGCAGGTTGCCTCCTTCGCAACTATCCTTGCCGTCGTAAATGTGGTGCTTATCACCGTTCTTTCGATGCTGGCAGCGGTGCTTTATAACCTCTCTGCAACCCTGGTTGGCGGAATCGGTGTAACGCTCACCGACGACTAA
- a CDS encoding DLW-39 family protein, giving the protein MRKFLVLVAVVAGVIGYRKYKDSTAEKAVWSNGTDKVS; this is encoded by the coding sequence ATGCGGAAATTTCTAGTGTTGGTGGCAGTAGTCGCCGGCGTTATCGGCTATCGTAAATACAAGGATTCCACTGCTGAAAAGGCTGTCTGGAGTAACGGTACCGATAAGGTATCATGA
- a CDS encoding DMT family transporter, which yields MTFIFALVGVLGVAASGPLIAAFPAVPALSMALWRNAIGTAVMAVPALLIEPRTFSRLKRRDWGWSALAAFSLALHFAFFMNSIRMTTVAAATALVCLQAAWIALFQFLRGAKYGWRVGLGVFLAFGGVVVITGLDVGSGTDALLGDVYALIGGVLAAAYTLSGAKARETMSTSAYTTACYGMTSIMLLAMCLIAGVPVWGFDAKGWIGILALAICSQVLGHSALNHLLTSLGPLTVSTLILLEIPGAAILAAVFLGQVLPAGTVIGLVVILGGLFFVVRGQGRILAVPRVADPEQ from the coding sequence ATGACCTTTATATTCGCCCTGGTGGGAGTCCTAGGCGTTGCAGCGTCGGGACCGCTCATTGCCGCTTTCCCGGCCGTTCCGGCCCTCTCCATGGCGCTGTGGCGTAACGCCATCGGAACGGCCGTCATGGCCGTTCCTGCGCTATTGATTGAGCCACGTACCTTTAGCCGGCTAAAGCGCCGAGATTGGGGCTGGAGCGCCCTCGCAGCCTTCTCACTGGCTCTACACTTCGCGTTCTTCATGAATTCAATCAGGATGACCACGGTCGCCGCAGCTACGGCGCTGGTCTGCCTGCAGGCCGCGTGGATTGCCCTATTCCAGTTCCTGCGCGGGGCCAAGTACGGCTGGCGCGTTGGCCTAGGGGTGTTCCTAGCCTTCGGGGGAGTTGTTGTCATCACGGGGTTGGACGTTGGTTCGGGAACCGACGCGCTGCTCGGTGACGTCTATGCCCTGATCGGTGGGGTTTTGGCGGCCGCGTACACCCTTTCTGGGGCTAAGGCGCGCGAAACCATGAGCACCAGCGCCTACACCACCGCGTGTTACGGCATGACTTCGATCATGCTGCTGGCCATGTGTCTGATTGCTGGCGTCCCGGTATGGGGATTTGATGCCAAGGGCTGGATCGGCATCTTGGCGCTGGCTATCTGCTCCCAGGTGCTGGGACATTCTGCACTGAACCATCTCTTGACGTCCCTAGGGCCGCTGACGGTCTCCACGTTGATTCTTTTGGAAATCCCCGGCGCAGCGATTCTCGCGGCGGTGTTCCTTGGTCAAGTATTGCCGGCCGGGACGGTCATTGGACTCGTGGTCATCTTGGGCGGACTATTCTTTGTGGTCCGCGGTCAGGGTCGGATACTTGCGGTGCCCCGGGTTGCTGACCCCGAACAATAA
- a CDS encoding peptidylprolyl isomerase yields MTAIPTHTATIHTNLGDIVVNLFGNHAPKTVKNFVGLANGEQTWTDPRSGEEKVNTPLYNGTIFHRIISDFMIQGGDPLGQGTGGPGYRFDDEINPDLDFREPYKLAMANAGIQMGQGTNGSQFFITSIPTTWLQGKHTIFGDVTEEASRKLVDALNVVPTDGRDKPLEDVVISSIDIAAV; encoded by the coding sequence ATGACTGCAATCCCAACGCACACAGCCACCATCCACACCAACTTGGGCGACATCGTCGTGAACCTGTTCGGCAACCACGCCCCCAAGACCGTGAAGAACTTCGTTGGCCTGGCCAACGGTGAGCAGACCTGGACCGATCCGCGCAGCGGCGAGGAAAAGGTCAACACTCCGCTTTACAACGGCACGATCTTCCACCGCATCATCTCCGACTTCATGATTCAGGGCGGCGATCCGCTGGGTCAGGGCACCGGCGGACCGGGCTACCGCTTCGACGACGAGATCAACCCCGACCTCGACTTCCGCGAACCGTACAAGCTGGCCATGGCCAACGCCGGCATCCAGATGGGTCAGGGGACCAACGGTTCCCAGTTCTTCATCACCTCGATCCCGACCACCTGGCTGCAGGGTAAGCACACCATCTTCGGTGATGTCACCGAGGAGGCTTCCCGCAAGCTCGTTGACGCACTGAACGTCGTTCCCACCGACGGCCGCGACAAGCCGCTGGAAGATGTTGTTATCTCCAGCATCGATATTGCAGCTGTCTAA
- a CDS encoding rhomboid family intramembrane serine protease, which produces MVPSTRTVFGGKATDGRPLVTYALIIINVVVFGLQMVFPGVTSHLVYAGLYTSGYLEPEPWRMLTSVFAHSTSFVGHIAFNMYALYICGRVLEPMLGRLRFIALYLIAGLGGSVAVLLIADPRVPVLGASGAVFGLFAAMFVLFRARGGQTIQLVILIAINLAIGFIFPGIAWQAHVGGLVLGAASAAVFAYAPKGPQRTMMQWAGTALLVLLVVALTFYGALNIRLQ; this is translated from the coding sequence ATGGTACCCAGCACCCGTACCGTCTTTGGCGGCAAGGCCACCGATGGGCGCCCCTTGGTGACCTATGCGTTGATCATCATCAACGTTGTGGTGTTTGGCCTGCAAATGGTCTTCCCCGGCGTCACCAGCCACCTTGTTTATGCGGGTCTGTACACCAGTGGATATCTTGAACCCGAACCCTGGCGCATGCTCACGTCGGTCTTCGCCCATTCAACGTCATTCGTCGGGCACATCGCCTTCAACATGTATGCGTTATACATCTGCGGACGTGTGCTGGAACCCATGCTTGGCAGATTGCGCTTTATTGCCCTGTATCTCATCGCCGGGTTGGGAGGATCCGTGGCAGTTCTGCTCATCGCCGACCCCCGGGTACCCGTCCTTGGCGCCTCGGGAGCCGTCTTCGGCCTCTTTGCGGCGATGTTTGTCTTGTTCCGTGCACGTGGTGGACAGACGATCCAGTTGGTCATCCTCATTGCGATCAACTTGGCCATCGGCTTCATCTTCCCCGGTATCGCCTGGCAGGCGCATGTTGGTGGACTGGTGTTGGGTGCCGCCAGTGCTGCTGTATTTGCCTATGCTCCTAAGGGGCCGCAACGCACCATGATGCAGTGGGCAGGAACGGCATTGTTGGTTCTCCTCGTGGTGGCCTTGACTTTCTACGGCGCTCTCAACATTCGACTCCAGTAG
- a CDS encoding GNAT family N-acetyltransferase → MTNKLAEVDDTEEFYEEQDLAEELAEPGVNPELDTLGLWIDGAMVAYGQLRLSEHLRDGRGRVFIGGGVAPDYRKRGLGTVIMGALEARAVEKMREIHPGVDFTIDMWGNAPGHSASAFAVSRGYEPARHFQDMAVTPVEFRRQDRTHGTATNLRLAHYSADLAELVRELDNEAFADHWGSTPKSVAEWDAMTRARSFRNEYSRILLEVGDGPDQERGLCYVLSGEWVPKELYISRVGTARSARGRGYAAWALSTVVEAAFAGGYVKVDLSVDTESPTGAVGLYERLGFAVVRRGTMFRKSCLAS, encoded by the coding sequence TTGACCAACAAACTGGCGGAGGTCGATGACACCGAGGAATTCTATGAAGAGCAAGACCTAGCCGAGGAACTCGCCGAACCTGGGGTTAATCCGGAGTTGGACACTCTGGGACTGTGGATTGACGGTGCCATGGTTGCATACGGGCAGCTTAGGTTGAGCGAGCACCTTCGCGACGGGCGAGGACGAGTTTTTATTGGGGGAGGCGTCGCGCCAGACTACCGAAAGCGCGGGCTTGGGACGGTCATCATGGGTGCCCTCGAGGCTAGGGCGGTGGAAAAGATGCGCGAAATCCACCCAGGCGTCGATTTCACCATCGATATGTGGGGAAATGCGCCGGGGCACAGCGCCTCAGCCTTTGCGGTGTCACGGGGCTATGAACCGGCACGACACTTCCAGGATATGGCCGTTACACCTGTCGAATTTCGCCGGCAGGATCGAACTCACGGAACGGCCACTAACTTACGCTTGGCTCACTATTCCGCTGATCTGGCTGAGCTGGTTCGGGAGCTGGACAATGAGGCATTCGCAGACCACTGGGGTTCCACGCCCAAAAGTGTTGCTGAATGGGATGCCATGACGCGCGCGCGATCCTTCCGTAACGAATATTCTCGAATTTTGTTGGAGGTTGGGGATGGTCCCGATCAAGAGCGTGGGCTTTGTTATGTTCTGAGCGGTGAATGGGTGCCCAAGGAGCTCTATATTTCGCGCGTGGGCACGGCTCGATCCGCTCGCGGGCGCGGTTATGCCGCCTGGGCGCTCTCCACGGTTGTTGAGGCGGCCTTTGCTGGAGGCTATGTGAAAGTGGACCTTTCGGTGGACACGGAGAGCCCCACTGGAGCCGTGGGGCTCTATGAGCGTCTGGGTTTCGCGGTGGTTCGCCGAGGCACGATGTTTAGAAAGTCTTGCCTCGCCAGCTGA
- a CDS encoding LysE/ArgO family amino acid transporter, translating to MTYFPFITGIATGLSLIVAIGAQNAFVLRQGIRREHIGITVLICLFSDALLIFAGIAGLGSLLSVAPWFITVARIGGAGFLLVYAFFAARRALKPRGLEDSAVLTRSTRGSVVLTALALTWLNPHVYLDTVVLLGSIASAQGDPGRWIFGAGAVLGSILWFTALGFGARYLRNFFANPRSWRVLDAVIAALMAVLATSLLLPLLG from the coding sequence GTGACCTACTTTCCCTTCATTACCGGAATAGCTACCGGCCTGTCCTTAATCGTTGCCATTGGCGCACAAAATGCCTTCGTCTTGCGACAAGGAATTCGCCGGGAGCATATCGGCATCACCGTGTTGATCTGTCTGTTCTCCGATGCTCTGCTCATTTTCGCCGGTATTGCAGGACTGGGCAGCTTACTGAGCGTCGCTCCTTGGTTCATCACCGTTGCTCGCATTGGAGGTGCTGGATTCCTGCTGGTCTATGCCTTCTTTGCCGCACGCCGGGCACTCAAACCCCGGGGGTTAGAAGATTCCGCAGTGCTAACCCGGAGCACACGAGGCTCCGTGGTGCTGACCGCGCTCGCTTTAACCTGGCTCAATCCTCACGTCTATCTGGATACCGTTGTTTTGCTCGGTTCCATCGCCTCGGCCCAGGGGGACCCCGGACGCTGGATCTTCGGCGCCGGTGCCGTTCTCGGCAGCATACTGTGGTTCACCGCCCTCGGATTTGGCGCACGCTACCTGCGCAACTTCTTCGCAAATCCGCGTTCCTGGCGCGTGCTCGATGCGGTGATAGCAGCGCTCATGGCGGTACTCGCCACCTCGCTACTGCTCCCACTTCTTGGCTGA